The proteins below are encoded in one region of Borrelia hispanica CRI:
- a CDS encoding substrate-binding domain-containing protein, with translation MQVIKILFTISLAFLFNNCTKNKENVIAIGGSTSTTSIMDEMILKYQKINDQLKVTYDAQGSSVGIKGLFDGIYQMAISSRDATEEEIAQGAKVTIIAYDALIFITSPDVKITNITEEDLVKILNGNIRNWKQVGGPDAKINFINRDSSSGSYSSIKELVLEKILKNLEEAQFRKDSIIVKSNGEVIEKISLTPNSIGYISFGYARGAIEKGLHTLSINSIYPTKETIIKDKYDIKRKIIAITNNISEDQNTLDFINFILSPSGQDIIEEQGFIKVNTTENN, from the coding sequence ATGCAGGTTATCAAAATACTCTTTACTATTTCGCTAGCTTTTTTATTTAACAATTGTACCAAAAACAAAGAAAATGTCATCGCAATTGGTGGCTCTACTTCAACAACTTCTATTATGGATGAAATGATTTTAAAATACCAAAAAATCAACGATCAACTTAAAGTAACTTATGATGCTCAAGGTAGCAGTGTAGGTATTAAAGGATTATTCGATGGTATTTATCAAATGGCAATTTCTTCAAGAGATGCAACTGAAGAAGAAATTGCTCAGGGAGCAAAAGTCACAATTATTGCTTATGATGCTCTAATATTTATTACAAGTCCTGATGTCAAGATCACAAACATCACAGAAGAAGATCTAGTAAAAATTTTAAATGGCAATATCCGTAATTGGAAACAAGTTGGAGGTCCTGATGCGAAAATTAACTTTATAAACAGAGATTCTTCATCAGGTTCATATTCATCTATCAAAGAACTAGTTCTTGAAAAAATATTGAAAAATCTTGAAGAAGCCCAATTTAGAAAAGATAGCATTATCGTAAAATCCAATGGAGAAGTAATTGAAAAAATAAGTCTTACACCTAATTCAATTGGTTATATTAGCTTTGGATATGCAAGAGGTGCAATAGAAAAAGGCCTGCATACATTATCAATAAACAGCATATATCCTACAAAAGAAACAATAATAAAGGATAAATATGATATAAAGAGAAAAATAATAGCAATAACAAACAATATTTCTGAGGATCAAAATACACTTGATTTCATCAATTTTATATTAAGTCCAAGTGGACAAGACATCATTGAAGAACAAGGGTTTATAAAGGTCAATACAACTGAAAATAATTAA
- the efp gene encoding elongation factor P: MSTIKSGDIDKGSFLLFKGMPHVVLEREFSKMGRGGSIVRLKLKNLKNKSVIKETLKGSDTVEAVEVLEVSSQYLYKDNESLIFMDLETYDQFGVNLKDVVNLEDKVLFLQEAEVYSLIKWDNEVIDLKLPPKVAFEVVDAEIAVKGDTVTNAMKNVTLHTGLVVKAPLFINIGDKILVNSETKEYAERVKV; the protein is encoded by the coding sequence ATGAGTACAATTAAGTCGGGAGATATTGATAAAGGTTCTTTTTTGCTATTTAAGGGTATGCCACATGTTGTTCTTGAGCGTGAATTTTCAAAAATGGGTAGGGGAGGTTCTATTGTAAGATTAAAACTTAAAAATCTTAAAAATAAATCTGTTATTAAGGAAACTTTAAAAGGATCCGATACGGTGGAGGCAGTTGAAGTGTTAGAGGTTAGTTCCCAGTATCTTTATAAAGATAATGAGAGTCTTATTTTTATGGATTTAGAGACATATGATCAATTTGGTGTAAATTTAAAAGATGTTGTAAATCTTGAAGATAAGGTTTTATTTTTACAAGAAGCTGAGGTTTATTCTCTTATTAAGTGGGATAATGAAGTTATTGATTTGAAGTTGCCACCAAAAGTTGCATTTGAAGTTGTAGATGCTGAGATTGCTGTTAAGGGAGATACTGTTACTAATGCTATGAAAAATGTTACTTTGCATACAGGTTTGGTAGTAAAGGCACCTCTTTTTATTAATATTGGGGATAAAATTTTAGTTAATTCAGAAACCAAAGAATATGCTGAGAGAGTTAAAGTTTAA
- the mutL gene encoding DNA mismatch repair endonuclease MutL encodes MNKIKFLDKTLVQKIAAGEAIDRPCSILRELLDNAIDSGADKIEVFIEEGGIRRILITDNGSGISKEDLKICYLPHTTSKINEEKDLEKIQTLGFRGEALSSIAICSNLMITSSTTGENSYQIEIENGIEKYFKKQSAINGTMVDVTNLFHNFPARKRFLKKDSIETKMCLKVFEEKAVTHPGIDFKLSINKELKKVYFKDSLANRVQSVYGEIIENNKFGKIEAEYEHVKMKIFFAPPNFARKDKRNIKIFVNRRPVEEKNLSESIINGHSRILTYKNFPVCYLFLEIDTTHVDFNIHPQKKEVRFFNLPFLPKQISNNINEFFDREKQEILQDYHNVIIKRQLTNDAHLLHPENDLTNSNFKTYEITQDEALILDKPKNNKVTNIIEDKVKFESQILQKDKPSFKQHIQKIFIKTSKIPNNFQKSTKTNEFKYIGQLFSEFLIVENANEIYFIDQHALHEKIIYQTLINSEKTIQKLLVPIEFQVECEDTDKILTSELEEYKKIDIIVKKIQNQTYRLESIPNICNKYENIIIQFFKTRKSKTIDSLEAELYATLACRQAIKRNDTISLEFSQFLINEFFNLKLKHCPHGRKIYHKITKFELEKSVNRQ; translated from the coding sequence ATGAACAAAATAAAATTTCTAGATAAAACTCTGGTACAAAAAATAGCAGCAGGAGAAGCTATAGATAGACCTTGCTCTATTTTAAGAGAATTACTTGATAATGCAATAGACTCTGGAGCAGACAAAATAGAAGTTTTTATTGAAGAAGGTGGAATTCGAAGAATACTAATAACAGATAATGGCAGTGGAATTAGCAAAGAAGACTTAAAAATATGTTATCTACCTCATACCACTTCAAAAATAAACGAAGAAAAGGATCTTGAGAAAATCCAAACATTAGGATTTCGAGGAGAAGCTTTGTCAAGTATAGCCATTTGTTCAAATCTCATGATAACAAGTTCTACTACGGGAGAAAATAGCTATCAAATTGAAATTGAAAATGGTATTGAAAAATATTTTAAAAAACAATCTGCAATAAATGGCACAATGGTAGACGTTACAAATCTATTTCACAACTTTCCAGCAAGAAAAAGATTCTTAAAAAAAGACTCTATAGAAACTAAAATGTGTTTAAAAGTGTTCGAAGAAAAAGCTGTAACTCATCCTGGTATTGATTTTAAATTAAGTATAAATAAAGAACTGAAAAAAGTATATTTTAAAGATAGTCTAGCAAATAGAGTTCAAAGCGTATATGGAGAAATAATAGAAAATAACAAATTTGGAAAAATAGAAGCAGAATATGAGCATGTAAAAATGAAAATATTTTTCGCTCCACCTAATTTTGCAAGAAAAGATAAACGAAACATCAAAATATTTGTTAACAGAAGACCTGTTGAAGAGAAAAACTTATCTGAATCAATAATAAATGGACACAGTAGAATATTAACTTACAAAAATTTTCCTGTATGTTATTTATTTCTAGAAATAGACACTACACATGTTGACTTTAATATACATCCTCAAAAAAAAGAAGTAAGATTTTTTAATTTGCCATTTTTGCCCAAACAAATTTCAAATAACATTAATGAATTTTTTGACAGAGAAAAACAAGAAATTTTACAAGATTACCATAATGTAATAATAAAAAGACAATTAACAAACGATGCTCATTTATTACACCCTGAAAACGATTTAACAAACTCTAATTTTAAAACATATGAAATTACACAAGATGAAGCTTTAATTCTAGATAAACCTAAAAACAATAAAGTAACAAATATAATAGAAGATAAAGTAAAATTTGAAAGTCAAATACTACAAAAAGACAAACCATCATTTAAACAGCATATCCAAAAAATTTTTATAAAAACTTCTAAAATACCAAATAATTTTCAAAAATCAACAAAAACAAATGAATTTAAATATATAGGACAATTATTTTCAGAATTTTTAATAGTAGAAAACGCTAATGAAATTTACTTTATAGACCAACATGCACTCCATGAAAAAATCATATATCAAACACTAATAAATTCAGAAAAAACTATACAAAAACTTTTAGTACCAATTGAATTTCAAGTAGAATGTGAAGATACAGACAAAATATTAACAAGTGAATTAGAAGAATATAAAAAAATAGACATCATAGTAAAAAAAATACAAAACCAAACTTATAGACTTGAATCTATTCCCAATATTTGCAACAAATATGAAAATATTATTATTCAATTTTTCAAGACAAGAAAAAGTAAAACAATTGACTCTCTTGAAGCCGAATTATATGCAACTCTTGCCTGTAGACAAGCCATTAAACGCAATGACACAATCAGCCTAGAATTTAGCCAATTCTTAATAAATGAATTTTTTAATCTTAAATTAAAACACTGTCCACATGGAAGAAAAATTTATCATAAAATCACTAAATTTGAACTTGAAAAAAGTGTCAACAGACAATAA